In Actinomadura luteofluorescens, the sequence CGGATCGTCGCGGTCGACGGCCCGAGCGGCGCGGGCAAGTCCACGTTCGCGGACCACCTCGCGGAGGTCCTGGTCGGCGCCCCGGTCGTCCGGTCGGACGACTTCCGGGTGCCGTGGGACGCCGACCCGCTCACCTGGTGGGAGCCCCTGCGCCACGCGGTGCTCGACCCGCTCCGGGACGGGCGCCCCGCCGTGCTGCGCCGCTACGACTGGCACCGCGACCGCTACGGCCCCGAGGAGCGCGTCCCGCCCGCACCCGTCCTGATCATCGAGGGCGTCGGCTCCGCCTGGGCGAAGTCGCCCGCCGCCTACCGGATCTGGATCGACGCACCGTACGACCTGCGCCGCGCCCGCGCCCTCGACCGGGACGGCCCCGAATACACC encodes:
- a CDS encoding uridine kinase family protein; translated protein: MPQSAMPSPAGPRPSVTYPALAARLLALPPSCGPVRIVAVDGPSGAGKSTFADHLAEVLVGAPVVRSDDFRVPWDADPLTWWEPLRHAVLDPLRDGRPAVLRRYDWHRDRYGPEERVPPAPVLIIEGVGSAWAKSPAAYRIWIDAPYDLRRARALDRDGPEYTGAWEDWAVREQAHFAADATLDRCDLLVDGTTFTPHRL